The following proteins come from a genomic window of bacterium:
- a CDS encoding UDP-glucose/GDP-mannose dehydrogenase family protein, whose translation MKISVIGTGYVGLVTGACFAELGHKVLCVDSNQEKIAKLKEGVIPIYEPGLAEMVKHNMSAGRLSFSTSVKEGVDKATVIFICVHTPPLPSGEADLSFVEKVSRQIAMDMTDYKVIVDKSTVPVETGERVAHTIRLNNIHHIDFDVVSNPEFLREGSAISDSMHPDRIVIGVTSDRAADIMRELYTPLDAPVIVTDIRSAEIIKHASNAFLATKISFANALANICEAARADVTMVTEGMGLDKRIGKSFLNAGIGYGGSCFPKDVAAFIKMAERYGYDFNLLKIVEEINTGQRVHFVNKIREALWILNEKTIGILGLAFKPNTDDMRNAPSRDIISALQKEGANIKAYDPVAVPVARHILKDVTYCQNPYEVAEGCDCLAVLTEWEEFRDLDMIRLRELLKRPLIIDGRNMYDPRQMAEAGLEYIGMGR comes from the coding sequence GTGAAGATTTCAGTGATTGGCACAGGTTATGTGGGGTTAGTTACCGGGGCCTGTTTTGCTGAATTAGGCCACAAAGTCCTCTGTGTGGACAGCAATCAGGAGAAGATCGCCAAACTTAAGGAAGGGGTTATCCCCATTTATGAACCGGGCTTGGCTGAGATGGTAAAGCATAATATGTCAGCCGGGAGGCTTTCCTTCTCGACCTCAGTAAAAGAGGGAGTAGATAAAGCTACGGTTATTTTTATCTGTGTTCATACCCCCCCTCTACCCAGCGGAGAGGCAGACCTGTCCTTTGTGGAGAAAGTCAGCCGGCAAATCGCCATGGATATGACTGATTATAAGGTTATTGTGGATAAAAGCACTGTTCCGGTAGAGACCGGAGAAAGGGTAGCCCATACGATTCGATTAAACAATATTCATCACATTGACTTTGATGTGGTTTCCAATCCTGAATTTTTAAGGGAGGGATCAGCTATCAGCGACTCTATGCATCCTGACAGGATCGTAATTGGGGTAACCAGCGACCGAGCGGCCGATATTATGAGGGAACTTTACACCCCCTTAGATGCCCCGGTCATTGTTACTGACATCCGGAGCGCTGAGATTATTAAACATGCTTCTAATGCCTTTTTGGCCACCAAGATATCCTTTGCCAATGCCTTGGCCAATATCTGTGAGGCGGCCCGGGCCGATGTCACCATGGTAACTGAAGGTATGGGGCTTGACAAGCGGATCGGCAAGTCTTTTCTGAATGCCGGTATTGGCTATGGCGGCTCGTGTTTTCCTAAAGACGTGGCGGCCTTTATCAAGATGGCTGAAAGATACGGGTATGATTTTAACCTTTTAAAAATAGTAGAAGAGATAAACACCGGCCAGCGAGTCCATTTTGTGAATAAGATTAGAGAGGCCCTCTGGATACTTAATGAGAAAACTATCGGCATCCTGGGCCTGGCCTTTAAACCGAACACCGATGATATGAGGAATGCCCCCTCCAGAGACATTATATCCGCCCTTCAGAAAGAAGGCGCCAATATAAAGGCCTATGACCCGGTAGCTGTCCCGGTGGCCAGGCATATTTTAAAAGATGTAACTTACTGTCAGAACCCCTATGAGGTAGCCGAAGGATGTGACTGCCTGGCCGTGCTTACCGAATGGGAGGAATTTAGGGATTTGGATATGATCCGCCTTAGGGAACTGCTTAAAAGGCCTCTTATTATCGATGGTCGAAATATGTATGATCCCCGGCAGATGGCCGAAGCCGGCCTGGAATATATTGGCATGGGGAGGTAA
- the purB gene encoding adenylosuccinate lyase translates to MIERYSRPRMKAIWSEENKWARTLEIEILACEAQAELGHIPAEALRVIKEKAAFDVKRIEEIERETRHDVIAFLTSVAENVGPESRYIHLGLTSSDVGDTCLFLRTKEAGELILKGLKRLMDVLAGLAGQYQDTVMIGRTHGVHAEPLTFGLKMALWWDECRRDLIRLEEAIKTISVGKLSGAVGTFVHLDPYVEKYVCEKLGLTPAPVSTQVLQRDRLAHFMTTLAILGGSLEKFATEIRNLQRTEIREVEEGFGTGQKGSSAMPHKRNPITAERVSGLARVLRGNCLAALEDMALWHERDISHSSVERIIIPDSTILIDYMLDKFTTLMENLSVYPDRMKQNLEATQGLIFSQRILLELTQKGLSREEAYRLVQRNAMQVWEGEKDFQSLLLEDKEISNWMSQEEISACFDLNYYLRNVELILKRVGCEPQQERAKSLT, encoded by the coding sequence ATGATTGAACGCTACAGTCGTCCTCGGATGAAGGCCATCTGGTCTGAAGAGAACAAATGGGCCAGGACATTAGAAATCGAGATACTGGCCTGTGAGGCCCAGGCCGAGTTGGGACATATCCCGGCTGAGGCCCTCAGAGTCATAAAAGAAAAAGCTGCCTTTGATGTAAAGCGGATTGAGGAGATCGAGCGGGAGACCCGTCACGATGTCATTGCCTTCCTGACCAGTGTGGCGGAAAATGTGGGGCCTGAATCACGGTATATTCACCTGGGACTTACCTCCTCTGATGTGGGAGATACCTGCCTCTTCTTGAGGACAAAAGAGGCCGGTGAATTGATCCTGAAAGGTTTAAAAAGGCTAATGGATGTCCTGGCTGGTTTGGCCGGGCAATACCAAGACACGGTTATGATCGGCCGAACCCATGGGGTGCATGCAGAGCCGCTCACCTTTGGGCTTAAGATGGCCCTCTGGTGGGATGAATGCCGGCGGGACTTAATCCGGCTGGAGGAGGCCATCAAAACCATCTCCGTGGGTAAACTCTCCGGGGCAGTGGGCACCTTTGTGCACCTTGATCCTTACGTAGAGAAGTATGTCTGTGAAAAGCTGGGTCTCACCCCGGCGCCGGTATCCACTCAGGTCTTACAAAGAGACCGCCTGGCCCATTTTATGACCACCCTGGCTATCTTAGGCGGCTCTTTGGAGAAATTTGCCACGGAGATTAGAAACCTGCAACGGACAGAGATCCGGGAGGTAGAAGAGGGGTTTGGAACTGGGCAGAAGGGTTCATCCGCTATGCCCCACAAGCGTAATCCGATCACGGCCGAACGGGTCTCGGGGTTAGCCCGTGTCCTTAGAGGTAATTGCCTGGCGGCCTTAGAGGATATGGCCCTCTGGCACGAGAGGGATATTAGCCATTCCTCAGTAGAACGGATCATCATCCCTGATTCCACTATCCTCATCGATTATATGCTGGACAAATTTACGACCCTAATGGAAAACCTCTCGGTTTATCCGGACAGGATGAAACAGAATCTGGAGGCCACCCAGGGGCTTATCTTTTCTCAGCGAATCTTGCTGGAATTAACTCAAAAGGGGCTTTCACGAGAGGAGGCCTACCGGCTGGTGCAAAGAAATGCCATGCAGGTCTGGGAGGGAGAAAAGGACTTCCAATCGCTGCTCCTGGAAGATAAAGAGATTTCAAACTGGATGAGTCAGGAAGAGATCTCGGCC
- the mtnA gene encoding S-methyl-5-thioribose-1-phosphate isomerase, whose product METIKWEDGILKLIDQTRLPMESVYLSCSAPEELAKAIKALVVRGAPALGVAAAYGVVLGLKNSRAKDYQELESELNEVIDLLAFTRPTAVNLFWALNRMKQTLERHKHEDVEQIKRSLEEEAIHIHYDDKRRCQKMGELGAGLIRDGDTILTHCNAGALATGGMGTALGVIYVAHQQGKRVKVFADETRPLLQGARLTAWELQETGIEVTLICDNMAAQVMKEGKINLVITGADRIAANGDTANKIGTYGVAILAKEHGLPFYVAAPLSTIDLEIKDGAQIPIEERCSEEVTEGFGKRIAPYGVKVYSPAFDVTPARYITAIITEEGIARPPYQESLARLFKEEKE is encoded by the coding sequence ATAGAAACCATCAAATGGGAGGATGGTATTCTTAAGCTGATTGATCAGACCCGGCTGCCGATGGAATCGGTTTATTTATCCTGTAGTGCTCCGGAAGAGTTAGCCAAGGCCATAAAGGCCCTGGTCGTCCGGGGAGCGCCGGCTCTCGGCGTAGCGGCCGCTTATGGGGTGGTCTTGGGCCTTAAAAATAGCCGGGCCAAAGATTATCAAGAATTAGAGTCTGAACTCAACGAGGTGATTGATTTACTGGCTTTTACCCGGCCCACCGCGGTCAACCTATTCTGGGCATTAAACCGGATGAAGCAGACCCTTGAAAGACATAAGCACGAAGATGTGGAGCAAATAAAGAGGTCGCTGGAGGAAGAGGCCATCCATATCCATTATGATGATAAAAGGCGATGTCAAAAGATGGGGGAATTGGGGGCCGGCTTAATCCGGGATGGAGATACTATCCTTACCCACTGTAATGCTGGCGCCCTGGCTACCGGTGGGATGGGAACGGCTCTGGGAGTGATATATGTGGCCCATCAGCAAGGCAAAAGGGTGAAGGTCTTTGCTGATGAAACCAGGCCTCTGCTCCAGGGGGCACGACTTACGGCCTGGGAACTTCAGGAGACCGGCATAGAGGTTACCTTGATTTGCGACAATATGGCCGCTCAGGTAATGAAAGAAGGCAAGATTAATTTAGTCATTACCGGGGCTGACCGAATCGCCGCCAATGGGGATACGGCCAACAAGATTGGGACTTATGGGGTGGCTATCCTGGCTAAAGAGCATGGGCTCCCTTTTTACGTGGCGGCGCCTCTTTCGACTATTGACCTGGAGATCAAGGATGGCGCTCAGATACCCATTGAAGAGAGGTGTTCTGAAGAAGTAACCGAGGGTTTTGGGAAACGGATAGCGCCTTACGGGGTCAAGGTCTATTCCCCGGCCTTTGATGTCACACCGGCCAGATACATTACGGCCATTATTACTGAGGAAGGCATCGCCAGGCCGCCCTATCAGGAGAGCCTGGCCAGGCTGTTTAAGGAGGAGAAAGAATGA